One genomic window of Geodermatophilus sp. DSM 44513 includes the following:
- the arc gene encoding proteasome ATPase, giving the protein MGPGLGNGPDEFRARRERDATALLSQISYLEEEIGLLRRKVADSPRHLRLLEERLAEAEGRAAFLSERNDKLATTLRDARDQLVALKEEVDRLGQPPSGYGVFLTRHEDGTVDVFTGGRKLRVSVSPAVEADGLQRGQEVMLNEAMNVVEACGFERAGDVVMLKELLEPIEGEARRALVIGHTDEERVVHLAESLADSPLRSGDSLLLETRSGYAYERIPKSEVEELVLEEVPDIDYTDIGGLSRQIEQIRDAVELPFLHADLFREYELRPPKGILLYGPPGCGKTLIAKAVANSLAKKVSAVKGEGQAKSYFLNIKGPELLNKYVGETERHIRLVFQRAREKASEGTPVIVFFDEMDSIFRTRGSGVSSDVESTIVPQLLSEIDGVEGLENVIVIGASNREDMIDPAILRPGRLDVKIKIERPDAEAARDIFSKYLTTTLPLHPDDLAEHGRSREATVAGMIQRTVERMYTESEENRFLEVTYANGDKEVLYFKDFNSGAMLQNIVDRAKKMAIKEKLETGAGGLRVGHLMQACVDEFKENEDLPNTTNPDDWARISGKKGERIVYIRTLISGKGTESGRAIDTATNTGQYL; this is encoded by the coding sequence ATGGGCCCCGGTCTTGGCAATGGTCCCGACGAGTTCAGGGCGCGGCGCGAGCGTGACGCGACCGCGCTGCTCAGTCAGATCTCCTACCTGGAGGAGGAGATCGGCCTGCTGCGCCGCAAGGTGGCCGACAGCCCCCGCCACCTGCGGCTGCTCGAGGAGCGGCTGGCGGAGGCGGAGGGCCGGGCGGCCTTCCTGTCCGAGCGCAACGACAAGCTCGCCACCACGCTGCGCGACGCGCGTGACCAGCTGGTCGCGCTCAAGGAGGAGGTGGACCGGCTCGGCCAGCCCCCGTCGGGCTACGGCGTCTTCCTGACCCGGCACGAGGACGGCACGGTCGACGTCTTCACCGGCGGCCGCAAGCTGCGCGTCTCGGTCTCCCCGGCGGTGGAGGCCGACGGCCTCCAGCGCGGCCAGGAGGTCATGCTCAACGAGGCGATGAACGTCGTCGAGGCGTGCGGTTTCGAGCGCGCCGGGGACGTCGTGATGCTCAAGGAGCTCCTCGAGCCGATCGAGGGCGAGGCGCGTCGGGCGCTGGTCATCGGGCACACCGACGAGGAGCGCGTCGTCCATCTCGCCGAGTCCCTGGCCGACTCCCCGCTGCGCAGCGGTGACTCGCTGCTGCTGGAGACCCGCTCGGGCTACGCCTACGAGCGGATCCCCAAGAGCGAGGTCGAGGAGCTGGTCCTCGAGGAGGTCCCCGACATCGACTACACCGACATCGGTGGCCTGTCCCGCCAGATCGAGCAGATCCGCGACGCCGTCGAACTGCCGTTCCTGCACGCCGACCTGTTCCGCGAGTACGAGCTGCGCCCGCCCAAGGGCATCCTGCTGTACGGCCCGCCCGGCTGCGGCAAGACGCTGATCGCCAAGGCGGTGGCCAACTCGCTGGCCAAGAAGGTGTCCGCGGTGAAGGGGGAGGGGCAGGCGAAGTCCTACTTCCTCAACATCAAGGGCCCCGAGCTGCTCAACAAGTACGTCGGGGAGACCGAGCGGCACATCCGGCTGGTGTTCCAGCGGGCCCGGGAGAAGGCGAGCGAGGGCACACCGGTCATCGTCTTCTTCGACGAGATGGACTCGATCTTCCGCACCCGCGGCTCCGGGGTGTCCTCCGACGTGGAGAGCACAATCGTCCCGCAGCTGCTCAGCGAGATCGACGGCGTGGAGGGGCTGGAGAACGTCATCGTCATCGGCGCCTCCAACCGCGAGGACATGATCGACCCGGCGATCCTGCGGCCCGGCCGGCTGGATGTGAAGATCAAGATCGAGCGGCCGGACGCGGAGGCCGCCCGCGACATCTTCAGCAAGTACCTGACCACCACGCTGCCGCTGCACCCCGACGACCTCGCCGAGCACGGCCGCAGCCGCGAGGCCACCGTCGCCGGCATGATCCAGCGCACCGTCGAGCGGATGTACACCGAGAGCGAGGAGAACCGCTTCCTCGAGGTGACCTACGCCAACGGCGACAAGGAGGTCCTGTACTTCAAGGACTTCAACTCCGGCGCCATGCTGCAGAACATCGTCGACCGCGCCAAGAAGATGGCCATCAAGGAGAAGCTGGAGACCGGCGCCGGTGGTCTGCGCGTCGGTCACCTGATGCAGGCCTGCGTCGACGAGTTCAAGGAGAACGAGGACCTGCCCAACACCACCAACCCCGACGACTGGGCGCGCATCTCGGGGAAGAAGGGCGAGCGGATCGTCTACATCCGCACGCTCATCAGTGGCAAGGGCACCGAGAGCGGCCGGGCGATCGACACCGCGACCAACACCGGCCAGTACCTGTAA
- a CDS encoding tRNA (adenine-N1)-methyltransferase has translation MDDQQHTAETTPDPPATAGPVAGAFVAGDRVQLTDPKGRLHTVVLTPGRQFHTHRGAIEHDDLIGAPEGSVVHSTANTGYLAFRPLLADFVLSMPRGAQVIYPKDAAQVVGSGDIGPGMRVLEAGAGSGALTCSLLRAVGEHGSVTSYERREDFADVARANVAAFFGEVPATWSLRLGDLDQHPATEVVDRVVLDMLEPWAVLPTVAAALRPGGVLVGYVATTTQLSTYVEALRAQGVWTEPYAWETLLRPWHAVGLAVRPEHRMVAHTAFLVTARRLAEGTVAPMRQRRAQKH, from the coding sequence GTGGACGACCAGCAGCACACTGCCGAGACGACCCCCGACCCGCCCGCGACCGCGGGGCCGGTGGCGGGTGCCTTCGTCGCCGGCGACCGGGTGCAGCTCACCGACCCCAAGGGCCGGCTGCACACCGTCGTCCTCACCCCGGGCAGGCAGTTCCACACGCACCGCGGCGCGATCGAGCACGACGACCTCATCGGTGCCCCCGAGGGGTCCGTCGTCCACTCCACGGCCAACACCGGGTACCTGGCGTTCCGGCCGCTGCTGGCCGACTTCGTGCTCTCCATGCCCCGCGGCGCCCAGGTCATCTACCCCAAGGACGCCGCGCAGGTCGTCGGCTCCGGCGACATCGGCCCGGGGATGCGGGTGCTCGAGGCCGGCGCCGGGTCCGGGGCGCTGACCTGCTCGCTGCTGCGTGCGGTGGGGGAGCACGGCAGCGTCACCAGCTACGAGCGGCGGGAGGACTTCGCCGACGTCGCCCGCGCCAACGTGGCGGCCTTCTTCGGCGAGGTCCCGGCCACCTGGTCGCTGCGGTTGGGCGACCTCGACCAGCACCCGGCCACCGAGGTCGTGGACCGGGTGGTGCTGGACATGCTCGAACCGTGGGCGGTGCTGCCCACCGTGGCCGCCGCGCTGCGCCCCGGGGGCGTGCTGGTCGGCTACGTGGCCACCACCACCCAGCTGTCCACCTACGTCGAGGCGCTGCGGGCCCAGGGTGTCTGGACCGAGCCGTACGCCTGGGAGACCCTGCTGCGGCCCTGGCACGCCGTCGGTCTCGCCGTCCGCCCCGAGCACCGGATGGTCGCCCACACCGCCTTCCTGGTCACCGCGCGGCGGCTGGCGGAGGGCACGGTCGCGCCCATGCGGCAGCGCCGGGCGCAGAAGCACTGA
- a CDS encoding RecB family exonuclease, whose translation MTTAMLSGQSAGPAAPTPGAPVDTSGTDGERAPRRPSLSPSRAADFKTCPLLYRFRTIDRLPERKSAAAVRGTLVHTVLERLYDLPARQRTVEAARELVAPAWEELSADPEVAALFTAPESPSDGVTVQATPAAPAAEAAPPEVPSLDAWLASAGELVQTYFSLEDPSRIEPQGREELVEVTLPDGLLLRGYVDRLDVARNGALRVVDYKTGSVPREAFEGKALFQMKFYALVLWRTRGVVASQLKLLYLGNGDALTYSPDEAELVRFERTLQAIWAAIERAVATGDFRPNRTRLCGWCDHQALCPSFGGTPPPFPAEAAAAAGWATLPVVERD comes from the coding sequence ATGACGACGGCGATGCTCTCCGGGCAGTCCGCGGGCCCGGCGGCCCCCACCCCGGGTGCCCCCGTCGACACCTCCGGCACGGACGGGGAGCGAGCCCCGCGCCGCCCCTCGTTGTCGCCGAGCCGGGCGGCGGACTTCAAGACCTGTCCGCTGCTGTACCGGTTCCGCACCATCGACCGGCTGCCCGAGCGCAAGAGCGCCGCGGCGGTGCGCGGCACGCTGGTGCACACGGTGCTCGAGCGGCTCTACGACCTCCCGGCGCGCCAGCGCACGGTGGAGGCGGCGCGGGAGCTGGTCGCCCCGGCGTGGGAGGAGCTGAGCGCCGACCCGGAGGTCGCCGCCCTCTTCACCGCACCCGAGAGCCCGTCCGACGGCGTCACCGTGCAGGCCACGCCCGCCGCGCCCGCAGCGGAGGCCGCCCCGCCCGAGGTCCCCTCCCTGGACGCGTGGCTGGCCTCGGCCGGGGAGCTGGTGCAGACCTACTTCTCCCTGGAGGACCCGTCCCGCATCGAGCCGCAGGGCCGCGAGGAGCTGGTCGAGGTCACGCTGCCCGACGGGCTGCTGCTGCGCGGGTACGTCGACCGCCTCGACGTGGCGCGCAACGGAGCGCTGCGGGTGGTCGACTACAAGACCGGGTCGGTGCCGCGCGAGGCGTTCGAGGGCAAGGCCCTGTTCCAGATGAAGTTCTACGCACTGGTGCTCTGGCGCACCCGCGGCGTGGTGGCCAGCCAGCTCAAGCTGCTCTACCTCGGCAACGGCGACGCGCTGACCTACTCCCCCGACGAGGCCGAGCTGGTCCGCTTCGAGCGCACCCTGCAGGCCATCTGGGCCGCCATCGAGCGGGCGGTGGCGACCGGGGACTTCCGGCCCAACCGCACCCGGCTGTGCGGCTGGTGCGACCACCAGGCGCTGTGCCCGTCCTTCGGCGGCACGCCCCCACCGTTCCCCGCGGAGGCCGCGGCCGCCGCCGGGTGGGCGACCCTGCCGGTCGTCGAGCGCGACTGA
- a CDS encoding HAD family phosphatase, with product MSLDVRPRCLLQAVLFDMDGTLVETEQHWGAALFALARRLGGEMSAAAREQTVGTSMRTSMGVLYADLGLTRTEAELVADSRWVEDAVAEMLAGPLDWRPGARELLTEARDAALPTALVTTTPRRLTDLVLAEVERDLGALPFDVTVCGDEVPARKPDPAPYRQAVTALGVDAAGCVALEDSLVGATAGLAAGLAVLGVPSLQPLPELPGLVRRDTLAGVRLADLASLLTARAEADARA from the coding sequence GTGAGCCTCGACGTGCGACCCCGCTGCCTGCTGCAGGCCGTCCTGTTCGACATGGACGGCACGCTGGTGGAGACCGAGCAGCACTGGGGCGCGGCGCTGTTCGCCCTCGCCCGCCGACTCGGCGGGGAGATGTCGGCCGCGGCGCGGGAGCAGACGGTCGGCACGAGCATGCGGACGTCGATGGGCGTGCTGTACGCCGACCTGGGTCTCACCCGCACCGAGGCCGAGCTGGTCGCGGACTCCCGGTGGGTCGAGGACGCCGTCGCCGAGATGCTGGCCGGCCCGCTGGACTGGCGCCCGGGTGCCCGGGAGCTGCTCACCGAGGCCCGGGACGCCGCGCTGCCCACGGCGCTGGTGACCACCACGCCGCGGCGGCTGACCGACCTCGTGCTGGCCGAGGTCGAACGCGACCTGGGCGCCCTCCCCTTCGACGTCACCGTCTGCGGCGACGAGGTGCCCGCCCGCAAGCCCGACCCGGCGCCCTACCGGCAGGCGGTGACGGCCCTCGGGGTGGACGCCGCCGGGTGCGTGGCGCTCGAGGACTCGCTGGTCGGTGCCACGGCGGGGCTGGCCGCGGGCCTGGCGGTGCTGGGCGTCCCGTCCCTGCAGCCGCTCCCGGAGCTGCCCGGCCTGGTGCGCCGGGACACCCTGGCCGGCGTGCGGCTGGCCGACCTCGCCAGCCTGCTCACTGCGCGCGCCGAGGCGGACGCCCGGGCCTGA
- a CDS encoding patatin-like phospholipase family protein: MLPRTHVVLGGGAAMGAFQAGGLLALLEAGVPVDALHGSSVGAVNAAFLAVRPDRERAAELTRLWGDPLMTRVLRPGWPARARGLARSLRPGGALLDDRPLRRLVTRHVPVPDLAALAVPVTVTTTCLDCGTAHRHEAGDVADTLAASCALPGLFRTVVLPDGHRHVDGGIVDGVPIASALQAAGPGDRVLVLDCGLAPVTGPIDVCAAASDVLPAQACGVPVAVGRTRYVPPVEGGVGALDAVLQAFTVARAVANRAAVRDALADPRVHVVPHVADAWAAGLLDSLPLGPRDVSRADDLVRAGREVTRQWLEARPELVPAAVSRG, translated from the coding sequence GTGCTCCCGCGGACCCACGTCGTGCTCGGCGGCGGTGCCGCGATGGGGGCCTTCCAGGCCGGCGGCCTGCTGGCCCTGCTGGAGGCGGGCGTGCCCGTCGACGCGCTGCACGGCAGCTCCGTCGGGGCGGTCAACGCCGCCTTCCTCGCCGTCCGCCCCGACCGCGAGCGCGCCGCGGAGCTGACCCGGCTGTGGGGCGACCCGCTGATGACCCGGGTGCTGCGGCCGGGCTGGCCCGCTCGGGCTCGCGGCCTGGCCCGCTCGCTGCGCCCCGGCGGCGCCCTGCTCGACGACCGGCCGCTGCGCCGGCTGGTCACCCGGCACGTGCCGGTCCCCGACCTCGCCGCCCTGGCCGTGCCGGTGACGGTCACCACGACCTGTCTGGACTGCGGCACCGCCCACCGGCACGAGGCCGGCGACGTCGCGGACACCCTCGCGGCCAGCTGCGCGCTGCCCGGGCTGTTCCGCACCGTCGTGCTGCCCGACGGCCACCGGCACGTCGACGGCGGCATCGTCGACGGCGTGCCGATCGCCTCGGCGCTGCAGGCGGCCGGGCCGGGGGACCGGGTGCTGGTGCTCGACTGCGGCCTGGCGCCGGTGACCGGGCCGATCGACGTCTGCGCGGCCGCCTCCGACGTGCTGCCCGCCCAGGCCTGCGGGGTGCCGGTCGCGGTGGGCCGCACCCGGTACGTCCCGCCGGTCGAGGGCGGCGTCGGGGCGCTGGACGCCGTCCTGCAGGCCTTCACCGTCGCGCGCGCCGTGGCCAACCGGGCGGCCGTGCGCGATGCCCTGGCCGACCCGCGGGTGCACGTCGTCCCGCACGTGGCGGACGCGTGGGCCGCCGGGCTGCTGGACAGCCTTCCCCTCGGTCCGCGCGACGTGAGCCGCGCCGACGACCTGGTGCGGGCGGGGCGTGAGGTCACCCGGCAGTGGCTGGAGGCCCGCCCCGAGCTGGTGCCGGCCGCGGTCTCCAGGGGCTGA
- the metH gene encoding methionine synthase, translated as MSSRTPSPALRPDATADLTALLRQRILVLDGAMGTAIQRDRPDEAGYRGERFADWPSDVQGNNDLLVLTAPELVAGIHREYLDAGADVIETNTFNATAISLRDYGMSDLAHEINVAAARLARREADAATARTPDRPRYVAGALGPTSRTASISPDVNDPGARNVTFDELAEAYLEQADGLVDGGVDLLLVETVFDTLNAKAALFALETLFEQRGRRWPVMVSGTITDASGRTLSGQTTEAFWNSVRHARPLMVGLNCALGAAEMRPYLAELSRVADTFVSCYPNAGLPNAFGEYDESPEETAAVLAEFAAAGFVNLVGGCCGTTPAHVAAIAGVVEGRAPRTPPTTRPALRLSGLEPLTVDADSLFVNVGERTNITGSARFRRLIREGDYPTALAVARQQVESGAQVIDVNMDEGMIDGVAAMDRFLKLVAAEPDICRVPVMVDSSKWEVIEAGLKCVQGKSIVNSISLKNGEQEFVEQARLCRKHGAAVVVMAFDEQGQADTLARRQEICRRAYDVLVDQVGFPAEDVIFDPNVFAVATGIEEHARYGLDFIEATRWIKQALPHALVSGGVSNVSFSFRGNNRVREAIHAVFLYHAVRAGMDMGIVNAGALEVYDEVPADLRERIEDVVLARRPDATERLLEVAGDYAATGAAQEAAGEEWRTLPVGERITHALVKGIDEFVEADTEELRQEIAGRGGRPIEVIEGPLMGGMNVVGDLFGQGKMFLPQVVKSARVMKKAVAHLVPYIEAEKQPGDAERSNGRVVMATVKGDVHDIGKNIVGVVLQCNNYDVVDLGVMVPAQKVLDAAKAEGADVIGLSGLITPSLDEMSNLAAEMERQGFDIPLLIGGATTSRAHTAVKVAPRYHGPVIWVKDASRSVPVVAALLSNEQRPKLLADVQTEYAGLRERHAARQDTRPLLSLADARDAAPALDWSDYTPPRPRMLLQQARDLCTGPDCDHRHGAATQFTRVFDDYPLEELRGYVDWQPFFNAWEMRGRFPDILHNPATGEAARRLYADAQEMLDRVVGERWLQAKGVFGLFPAARVDGEDIRVYTDESRTAVRTTLHQLRQQTRGRDGSPRKSLADLVAPEESGLRDHVGAFAVTAGLGSAERVAAFKAAHDDYAAIMLEALADRLAEAFAERLHQRVRTEFWGYAPDERLDGEALIAERYVGIRPAPGYPACPEHTEKRTIWELLDVEATTGITLTESMAMWPGAAVSGLYFSHPQSRYFVLGRLGRDQVEDYARRKGWTLAEAERWLSPNLGYRTDDE; from the coding sequence GTGTCGTCCCGCACCCCGTCGCCCGCCCTCCGACCGGACGCGACCGCGGACCTCACGGCCCTGCTGCGGCAGCGGATCCTGGTCCTCGACGGGGCCATGGGGACGGCGATCCAGCGGGACCGCCCCGACGAGGCCGGCTACCGCGGCGAGCGCTTCGCCGACTGGCCCAGCGACGTCCAGGGAAACAACGACCTGCTCGTCCTGACCGCGCCGGAGCTGGTCGCCGGCATCCACCGCGAGTACCTCGACGCCGGCGCGGACGTCATCGAGACCAACACCTTCAACGCCACCGCCATCTCGCTGCGCGACTACGGCATGTCCGACCTCGCCCACGAGATCAACGTGGCCGCCGCCCGGCTGGCCCGCCGGGAGGCCGACGCGGCCACCGCCCGGACGCCGGACCGACCGCGCTACGTCGCCGGCGCGCTGGGCCCGACCAGCCGGACGGCGTCCATCTCCCCGGACGTCAACGACCCCGGCGCCCGCAACGTCACCTTCGACGAGCTCGCCGAGGCCTACCTGGAGCAGGCCGACGGGCTGGTCGACGGCGGGGTCGACCTGCTGCTCGTCGAGACGGTCTTCGACACGCTCAACGCCAAGGCGGCGCTGTTCGCCCTGGAGACGCTGTTCGAGCAGCGCGGCCGGCGCTGGCCGGTGATGGTCTCCGGCACGATCACCGACGCCTCCGGCCGCACCCTGTCGGGACAGACCACCGAGGCCTTCTGGAACTCCGTGCGGCACGCGCGCCCGCTGATGGTCGGGCTGAACTGCGCGCTGGGTGCCGCGGAGATGCGGCCCTACCTGGCCGAGCTGTCGCGGGTCGCCGACACGTTCGTCTCCTGCTACCCCAACGCCGGGCTGCCCAACGCGTTCGGCGAGTACGACGAGTCCCCGGAGGAGACCGCGGCCGTCCTCGCCGAGTTCGCCGCGGCCGGGTTCGTCAACCTGGTCGGCGGCTGCTGCGGGACGACGCCGGCGCACGTCGCGGCGATCGCCGGCGTCGTGGAGGGCCGCGCCCCGCGCACCCCGCCCACCACACGGCCGGCGCTGCGGCTGTCCGGCCTGGAGCCGCTGACCGTCGACGCGGACTCGCTGTTCGTCAACGTCGGCGAGCGCACCAACATCACCGGCTCAGCCCGCTTCCGCCGGCTGATCCGCGAGGGCGACTACCCGACCGCGCTGGCCGTCGCCCGCCAGCAGGTGGAGTCCGGCGCGCAGGTCATCGACGTCAACATGGACGAGGGGATGATCGACGGCGTCGCGGCCATGGACCGCTTCCTCAAGCTGGTCGCCGCCGAACCCGACATCTGCCGCGTCCCGGTGATGGTCGACTCCTCCAAGTGGGAGGTCATCGAGGCCGGCCTCAAGTGCGTGCAGGGCAAGTCGATCGTCAACTCCATCTCGTTGAAGAACGGCGAGCAGGAGTTCGTCGAGCAGGCCCGGCTGTGCCGCAAGCACGGCGCCGCGGTCGTCGTCATGGCCTTCGACGAGCAGGGCCAGGCCGACACCCTCGCCCGCCGCCAGGAGATCTGCCGGCGGGCCTACGACGTCCTGGTCGACCAGGTCGGCTTCCCGGCCGAGGACGTGATCTTCGACCCCAACGTGTTCGCCGTCGCCACCGGCATCGAGGAGCACGCCCGCTACGGGCTGGACTTCATCGAGGCCACCCGCTGGATCAAGCAGGCCCTGCCGCACGCGCTGGTGTCCGGCGGCGTGTCCAACGTGTCGTTCTCCTTCCGCGGCAACAACCGCGTGCGCGAGGCGATCCACGCGGTGTTCCTCTACCACGCGGTCCGCGCCGGCATGGACATGGGCATCGTCAACGCCGGGGCGCTGGAGGTCTACGACGAGGTCCCCGCCGACCTGCGCGAGCGGATCGAGGACGTCGTCCTGGCGCGGCGGCCCGACGCCACCGAGCGGCTCCTGGAGGTCGCCGGTGACTACGCCGCCACCGGCGCGGCGCAGGAGGCGGCCGGCGAGGAGTGGCGGACGCTGCCGGTCGGGGAGCGGATCACCCACGCGCTGGTGAAGGGCATCGACGAGTTCGTCGAGGCCGACACCGAGGAGCTGCGGCAGGAGATCGCCGGGCGCGGCGGCCGGCCGATCGAGGTCATCGAGGGCCCGCTCATGGGCGGGATGAACGTCGTCGGCGACCTGTTCGGCCAGGGCAAGATGTTCCTGCCGCAGGTGGTGAAGTCCGCCCGCGTGATGAAGAAGGCCGTCGCCCACCTCGTCCCCTACATCGAGGCGGAGAAGCAGCCCGGGGACGCCGAGCGCAGCAACGGGCGCGTCGTCATGGCCACCGTGAAGGGCGACGTCCACGACATCGGCAAGAACATCGTCGGCGTCGTCCTGCAGTGCAACAACTACGACGTCGTCGACCTCGGCGTCATGGTGCCGGCGCAGAAGGTGCTGGACGCGGCCAAGGCCGAGGGGGCCGACGTCATCGGCCTGTCCGGGCTGATCACCCCGTCGCTGGACGAGATGAGCAACCTGGCCGCGGAGATGGAGCGGCAGGGCTTCGACATCCCGCTGCTCATCGGCGGGGCGACGACGTCGCGCGCGCACACCGCGGTCAAGGTCGCCCCGCGCTACCACGGCCCGGTCATCTGGGTGAAGGACGCCTCCCGCTCGGTGCCGGTCGTGGCCGCGCTGCTGTCCAACGAGCAGCGGCCGAAGCTGCTCGCCGACGTGCAGACCGAGTACGCCGGGCTGCGGGAGCGGCACGCCGCCCGCCAGGACACCCGCCCGCTGCTCTCCCTGGCCGACGCCCGGGACGCCGCGCCGGCCCTGGACTGGTCGGATTACACGCCGCCGCGGCCCCGGATGCTGCTGCAGCAGGCGCGCGACCTGTGCACCGGGCCGGACTGCGACCACCGGCACGGCGCGGCCACCCAGTTCACCCGCGTGTTCGACGACTACCCGCTGGAGGAGCTGCGCGGGTACGTCGACTGGCAGCCGTTCTTCAACGCCTGGGAGATGCGCGGCCGGTTCCCCGACATCCTGCACAACCCGGCGACCGGCGAGGCCGCGCGCCGGCTGTACGCCGACGCGCAGGAGATGCTCGACCGGGTCGTCGGCGAGCGCTGGCTGCAGGCCAAGGGCGTGTTCGGCCTGTTCCCGGCCGCGCGGGTGGACGGCGAGGACATCCGCGTCTACACCGACGAGTCGCGCACCGCCGTCCGGACGACGCTGCACCAGCTGCGCCAGCAGACCCGCGGCCGCGACGGCTCGCCGCGGAAGTCCCTGGCCGACCTCGTGGCGCCGGAGGAGAGCGGGCTGCGTGACCACGTCGGCGCGTTCGCCGTCACCGCGGGCCTGGGCTCCGCCGAGCGGGTCGCCGCCTTCAAGGCCGCCCACGACGACTACGCCGCGATCATGCTCGAGGCGCTGGCCGACCGGCTCGCCGAGGCGTTCGCCGAGCGGCTGCACCAGCGGGTGCGCACCGAGTTCTGGGGCTACGCCCCCGACGAGCGCCTCGACGGCGAGGCCCTGATCGCCGAGCGGTACGTCGGCATCCGCCCGGCCCCGGGCTACCCGGCCTGCCCGGAGCACACCGAGAAGCGCACCATCTGGGAGCTGCTCGACGTGGAGGCCACCACCGGCATCACGCTCACCGAGAGCATGGCCATGTGGCCCGGCGCCGCCGTCAGCGGGCTGTACTTCTCCCACCCGCAGTCGCGGTACTTCGTGCTGGGCCGGCTGGGCCGCGACCAGGTCGAGGACTACGCGCGGCGCAAGGGCTGGACGCTGGCCGAGGCGGAGCGGTGGCTGTCGCCGAACCTGGGGTACCGCACCGACGACGAGTGA